The genome window TTCGAGTGGGCGTACGGCTACGGGAAGCGCTTCGGTGCCGTGTACGTCGACTACGCCACCCTCACCCGTACGCCGAAGTCCAGCGCGTACTGGTACGGGCAGGCGGCGAGGACGGGGGCGCTGCCGCCGCTGACCACGTCGGCCTGAGGGCGGCGGGGGCGTAGGGCCGGGGGCTCGGGGGAGCCCCCTGGGGAACGGGGGAGCGGGGGTCCGGGGCGCGGCGCGTATAGGGGAGCGCCGCGCCCCGGACGGTTTGCGTCAGAGGCGCCGGTAGTAGTGCGCCGTCGGGAACGGCACGCAGCCGAGGCTCTCGTACAGAGCGCGGGCGGGGGAGTGGAACGCGTCGCCGCCGGTGCCGATCTCGACGAGCCGCACGCCCCGGCCGCGAAGGTCGGCGAAGGCGTGCTCGCACAGGGCGGTGCCCGTGCCGTCGCCACGGTGCCGCTCGTCCACGGCGAGCAGGGTGATCTCGCCGTGATGCCGGGCGGGGTCGGCCTGCCAGGCGACGTAGCCGGCGATCAGGCCGTCGGTCTCGGCGACCGCGACGTACTTGTGCCGGTCCGGGTCGTGCAGGGTGGGGACGTGCGCGCGGTAGTCGCCGCGCCAGTCGGCGTGCAGCGTGCCGAGGACGAGCCCGTCGAGCACCGGTCCGACGGAGTCCTCGAAGAACGGCCGGAACGTGTCGATGGTGAGCTGGGTCAGTCGCGCCAGATCATCCTGGCCGAACGCGCGAATGAGCATGGAGTGGACCTCTCGAAACCTGAGGGAGATGAGGGAGGAAAAGGACACCTCTGACCCGCCGGTCATCCGTGATGCGCCGGTGGGCCGATCCTCAGTGGCGAGTACGCCAGGAAGCGAAGCACTCCATAGGGGGCATGCTAGCGGCCTACGAAGGGACGAGTCTCATGACTTTGCTGGTCGCCGCCGTCATCGTCCACGACCGGGACGCTGGGCGGGTCGTGCTCCTCCAGCGGGGCGAGAACGCCAGGTTCGCGCGGGGCAGATGGCATCTGCCGGTCGGCAAGAGCGAGCCCGGGGAGCCGATCACCCGGACCGCCGTGCGCGAGCTGTACGAGGAGACCGGGCTGACCGTGAAACCCGAGGCGCTGGAGGTCGTGCACCTCGTCCACGCGGCCCGGGGCGTCGACGCACCGGACGGCTTCCTCACCGTCGTCTTCGCCACCCACGAGTGGACCGGCGACCTGGAGAACCGGGAACCCCACAAACACGCCCAGGTCCGCTGGACCGACACCACCTCCCTCCCCGAGGACTTCGTGGAGGGCGACGCGGCCGGGCTGCACGGGTATCTCGCCGGTGGCCCGCGGCTGTCCCTCTACGACTGGGAGTAGCTGCGGGCATGCCGCGAGGACGGGGGCGCTGCCGCCGCTGGTGACCACGTCGGCTTGAGGGCGGCGGGGCTCAGGGGCGGGGGAGCCCTCAGGGGAGCGGGATCCGGGGCACGGCGGGTACAGGGGGAGCGCCGCGCCCCGGGTGTGGGTCAGAGAGTGCCCTGGGGATGCCAGCCATTGGGTCGGCTGGCCGGTGTCCGAGGCGATGGTCTCGAAGTCGTTGTCATAGTGGAGCACGGTCAGGCCCTGGAGTTCCGCGGTCGCGGCGATCAGCAGGTCGACAGCGCCCGCGGAACGATGCTTTCCGCGGTCGGTGAGGTTTCGCTGTACCTCCCATGCCCGTGTCACCGCCCGGTCGTCCAGGGGAGTCCAGCCGCTGGCGTCGACCAAGTGGACGGCGGCGGTCATCGACGGTAGTGCTCCATGCCGAGCAGCATGTCGAAGTCCCCGGCGTCCGCCCGCGCCGCGAGCCTGGCCAGCGCGAGCGCCCGCTTCTTGCGTTCGACGCCTTCCTTGAGCGCGGGGCCGACGGTGTCCTTCTTGGTCTTGGTCCCGAAAGCCGTGGCGGCCTCGGCCAGCAGTTCCTCGTCGATGTCGATCAGTGTCTTGGCCATGAGCGCTCCCCCTTATATCCGAATACCGATCGAGTAGGTCCAGGGACGCGAGGGCCGTCAGGACGGACCGGTCCACGTCGGAACGCCGATTGAGGGAGCGGGTCGCGCGGGCGTGAGCGCCGCCCGTGAGGCACCTGCTCCCAGTTCGAACCACGTGGCCTTGCCTCGGCCGGAGTCGACCGTGTCCACACCCCACGCGTGGGCGCCGAACGCGATCAGCCGCAGACCCCGGCCACCCTCGTCGTCAGGGGCGGCCGAGCGGGCGGTGGGCAGCCCTGTGGCCTCGTCGTGGACAAGGATGCGGAGGCGGGCGGGGCGGAGCCAGGCGGCGTGGAGGATGACGGATGTCGTGCAGCCCTTCGCCGCACAGGCGTTGATGGCGTTGGTGACGGTCTCGGAGGTCAACAGGACTGCGGTGTCCGTGAGTTCCGGGTGGCCGGAGGCGGCGAGAAGGGCTCTGACGACTTCCCGGGCGGGGCGGACCCAGACGGGGTGGGGCGGGAAGGCGAGGGAGACGTTCATGGCGGAGGACCTCTCGGTGAGCCTGGGGTGCGCACGCGGTGACCAGGTCCGAGCCTCGGCGCCATGGGAACTGGCTTGAGGGCGGGGGTACTTCCTCGTGGCGGGCGGTTGGGCCGATGTCGACGTTAGGTCCACATATGGAAGAGTTACAACCGTGTACATGAGACTTCCCTCTTGGGAGTGACGCCCTCGCAGCACGTTGGACGTCGACACAACGTGCGCGGCACACTGCGCACGCCCACAAGGAGGACCGCATGCCACCCAGGACCCACCCCAGCGAACGCCAGCGCCGCCTTGGCAGCGAGCTGCGCAGACTGCGCATCCGGGCCGGATTGTCGGGTGACGCCGCCGCAAGGCTCATCACCGCCGAGCGCACGAGGATCAGCCACATCGAATCCGGCCGCGTCGATGTTCCGCGCAACGGGATGTACAGGCTGCTCCGCGCGTATGGCTGCCCCGAAGGCACTTATTTCGAACAACTGCTGGAGATGGCACACGAGAGCGGGAGGGGCTGGTGGGGTGGCTTCCGCGACACGATCGGCCCCGCGGCTCGGGACCTGGCCGAACTCGAGGCCCGTTCACACGTGCTACGGACTCATGAGCCGCTACTCATCCCCGGCATGCTTCAAACCGAGGACTACGCGCACGCCGTCATCGAGGCCACGGAAGCCGACCCGCAACGCGTCCGCCGGTACACCGAGTTCCGGCTCGCCAGGCAGCGGGTGCTGACCGACACCCCTGCGGTGTCGTACCACGCCGTCATCCATGAGGCCGCGTTGCACACCCGAGTGGGTGGCCCCGCGATCACGCGCAGGCAATTGCTGCGGCTCATCGAAATCTCCCGGCTGCCCAACGTGACGGTGCAGGTGTTCCCGTTCGAAGCGGGGAACTACGCCGCGCACACGCAGTCGTTCGTCATCTACGGTGCGGCAGCCCCTGAGTTGGACACGGTCTACCTGGAGCACCCCACACAGTCGCTCTTCCTGAGGGATGGAGAGCAACTCACCGAGTACGCGAAGATGTTCGAGCGGCTCGCCGAGCTGGCACTGCCGCCGGTCGATCCCGAAGCGGCGCCCGAGTCGCACGACAGGCGCGACTCACTGAGCCTGATCCAGCACGTGATGTACACCCTCTGAAAGGACCGCAATGACTCAACTCGGCTGGCAGAAGTCATCGTTCAGCTCGGGCGGTGAGGGCAACTGCATAGAACTCGCGGCAGCCACCGCCTACCACATACACCTCCGCGAGAGCGACCGACCGGACCAGATCACCACGGCCACCCCCCGCGCCTTGGCGCACCTCTTGCGCACGGTCAAGGGCGGCAGCCTCGGTCGCTGAGGCCCAGTTGCGCGAAGACGACGTCCCGTACCCGCAGGACCGCGTCGGGGTCGATGGCGGCGAGGACCGGGAGCGCGTGGTGCCAGCCGACGGGGGTGAGCGCTTCCGTGAGGAGGGCGCGAGCGCGGGGGAGGTCCGGGCCGGACGGGGGCGGCAGGAGGAGCATGGCGAGGCGGCGGGCGAGCAAGGTGACATCGAAGGCGTCGTCGTAGAGCGGGACCGGCGCCCGGTCCGCGGGCAGGCACGCGGCGTGCGCGGCCAGCTGGGCGAGGGCGTCCGCACACCACTCTTCGTCCTCCGCGCGCCTGGCCGTCGACACGGCCGTCTCGTGGTCGCCGAGCGCCGCGTAGGCCAGCGCCGCTCCGCCCATCGACCGGGACCAGGGCGGCTCCGAGAGGAGAGACGAGGCGACCGTCTCGTCGAAGCGGTCCTTGGCAGCGATCGGATCGGTAGTGGCGGCAAGCAGGCTGTGCAGTATCCAACCGCCGTACCCCACCTCCGAAGGCGGTGGTTGTTCCTGGTGCGTCTCGGTCAGGAACCGCTCGACGCGGGACGCGCGCCCGGCGTCATGAGGCTGAACGGCCACCAGGAGTCGCACAGCGCGTGCCACGTCTCCGCGTGGCAGAAGGCGCAGGGCCTCGTCCACGAGTCGACCCGCGAGACCGGGGTCGTGCGGCCACAGACCGGCGGCCGCCTCGGCACGGGCACGGTCGGGATCGAACGTGAACGCCTGGGCTGCTTCCGTGAAGTCGGCGAGGAAATCGGCGACCAGCCGTGCCGCACCGGCCCACCCCAGAGCCTGAACCGTAGCCGTGAACGGCTCGGGGAAGACGTTCGCGTCCTCGACCGTACGGCTGAGTCGCACGGCCTTCTCGGCGAACCTCAGTGCTCGGTCGGCGTCGCGGTCCGCGAGGGCCAGCGAGACCGCGGCGCAACTCCAGGTTCGCGCCTTCGGCTCCTCGATCGCCCCGAGGAGTCGCTCGGCCTCGTCGGGACGGTCCGCCGTGGCCAGCGCCGGGGCCAGCATGGCAAGACGTTCCGGTGCGAGGAACGAAACCCGCCCGTCAGCAGACGTGCGCCCGTGCTCCGCCTGGTGCAGCAGCGCCAGTGACCGCTGAGGGTCGTCGGCAGCGAAGTGACCCGCGAGCGCGGCAAGCGCCTCGACGATGATCCTCCTCGGCACGGTCGCCTGTGCGGCATCGACCTCCCCAAGCAGCAGCGCTTCCACGTGCGTGGCCGCACCGGCGGCCGTGAGCAGGCCGACGACCCGGGCAACGGAGCCTTGGCCGCGTCTGAGGAAGACGTCGGCGTCCCACCGGGCGAGAGCAGCCCACGTCTCCACGACCGCTCCCCGCCGTGCCCAGCCCTCGACGATCCCCCACCAGACGTCCGAAGGCTCAAGCTGCCCGAGCGGGTAAACAACGGTCTGCGCGAGGTGTTGGGCCTCCGCCATCCGGTCCATGGTCACCAGGGCCAGGACCGCACTGGGAACGGCTGCTCCCCGGTCCGGCCGTCCGTCCGGGTCCAGCTCGGACACGACCGACTCGGCCAGCACCTTCGCTTCGTCGGAACAGGTGTCGCGCAGGGCATACGCGGCGATCGCCGTCAGGTTCTCGGAGCTATTCGCCCGCTTCCGGGCGGAGGCGAGCACCGATTCACGGAGGCGCGTCGCGTCCTCGGGAAAGCCCAGACCGGAGTATGCCTCGGCGAGGCGTGCCGTACCGCAGGCCCGATACAGCGTGCTGTCGCATCGCTCGACGGTGTCCTCCGCCTTCCTCAGCAGGACCGCCGCGCTCTCGGGGTCCCCCACCACGCCGGCGGCGGTGACCAGCGCATCGGAACAAGCCAACGCCGCTGACGCGTCGTCCGGCCTCGGAAGGTCCAGAAGGCCGCGCACCGCTTCGTCACGGCGGCCCGCCCGCGCCAGGGCGACGGCCAGCATGCCCCGCGCGGCCACAGTGCTCACCGCCACGTCACGCATCCATCTGTGCGGCGCCTCCTCCGCCAGCCGTACGGCTTCCTCCGCCAGCTCCACCGCCCGCTGGTCACCCGACTCGGCCAGGACACCGGCCACTCCGGTCAGCGCCCGCACCCGGTCCATAGGCAGGTAGACGCTCCGGGCGAGCCCGATGGCCTGACGGACACGGCCGAGGCGGGCGTGGACGGCCGGGATGTCCGGGTGCAGGGACTCGTTGCGTCTGGCCACGATGTCCGCCACCACCGCGAGCACCGCCGACGCCCCCAGGTCGTCGGGAGTGACCCGCCGTACGGTCTCGCGGGCCGCCTCGATCTCCGCCAGACACGCCGCGTCGCTGCCGGTCGCCGCGCGCAGGCGTTCCCGGCGCCGGGGATCCGTGGCGAGCGCGGTCGCGTGGCGCGCGTCCCGGAGCAGCGTGACCAGACGGCCGTACGGCTGGAGCAGATACGGCGGGGTGTCCTCCGGCCAGCCGCGCCGCTCGTATGCCTCCGCCCAGGCGTGCACCCGCTCCCGGTAGGCGTCCAGGTCGGGCCCCAACTCGTGCTCGGCGGCCCTGAGCAGGGTCTCGTGGGCGAAGAGATAGCCGCGACTGGTCATGTACATCGTCATGTCGGTGCCCGCGCTGTCGCCGCCACCGCCCCGCACCCGCAGGATGCGCCCGAAGACGCTGCCGAGCCGGTGTCGGAGTATGAAGCCGGTCTCGCCCGTGAGTTCACGCAGGTCCTCGACCGAGAGGGTGCCGCGCGCGGCGGTGAGCAGGCCGACCACGTCACGCTCCAACGGGTCACCGCCGAGGGCGCGTTGAAGGTCGTACTTGGCCTCGTGCTCGGTGTGGCGGGCCGCCGCCGAGGCGGAGATCCGGACGATCGGGCAGTCGCGCAGCGGATGGCCGCCCTTGACGTCCGACGGGATGCCGGGGCTCGGGCGGCTGGTCACCAGGACGCGGACGTTGGGCGGGAGGCGCTCCGGCAGGAGCGCCGCGATACTCGTCCCGCTGCCGCCGGGCTCGCGGGACTGGTCCTCGTCCAGCCCGTCCACGACGAGGAGGAGGGTGCCGCCGTCCTGGGCGACACGCTCGGCGGCCTCGCGCAGCAGGAGTCTGCGCTCGCCCTCGCGGGCGGACGGCGAGCTGTGGCGGATGGGTTCGCGGCCCGCGATCGCGGCGAGCTGTTCGATGAGGGCTCCGGTGTAGGCGGCGCCGTCCGACTGGCCGGCGTAGCGCGCGGTGATGAAGAACCAGACCGGTACGACGCCACGGGGCGGATGCAGCGCGAACCAGGCCGCGAGCGCCGTCTTGCCGGTCCAGGGTGGTCCCTGGAGCCAGCGGTACGGGGTGGGGCCGCCGCAGAACTCGACGAGGTCACGGAGTTCGGAGCGCCTGTCGGCCAGTGCCTCGGGGGCGATGTCGGAGAGCTGTGCCCGGTAGACCTCCTGGATGAGGTCGAGCGCGCTGGCAGGTACGGCGTCCGGCAGCTCACCCGGCAGCAGCCTACTGCCCAACTCCTCTTCCAGTGCGGCGAGTTCGGCCGATGCCAGTTTCTCCGCCCAGCGGTCCACCCGGCTCGCCGCGATCCGGCCGGGCCCGTCCGACCGGTGGTGACGGGTGACCAGCCCGACCAGACGGCCGCCCGCGAAGACGGCCGCGCCGGACATGCCCTCCCACGCGTCCCTCTCCGGGTCGGGGTCGTCCGCCGGGGGCGAGGTGACACACAGATCGAGGGTGCCCTCACGCCGGTTGGACAGGACGGCGCAGGTCGCACGGACGTGCTCGGCATCGCGGAAGCGTGAACCGTCGTCGTCCGTACGGAGTTTGAAGCGGGGGAATCCGAGGGCCGTGCAGCGCAGTACGGCGTCGTGCTCACCGACGCGCCCGTACGGGACCGGGGTGAGGTCCGTTCCGTCGTCCGGGACAGCGGGTGCGGCGACATCGAGTACGGCAATGTCGATGCCCTCGTGCCACCACGCCACCCTCGCCTCGACGATCCGCTCACCCGGCCGGTCGGCCTGGAAGCGTGCCCGGACGGCCGTGGCGCCCGCGACGACATGCGCGGCGGTCAGCACCTTGCCCGGCGAGACGAGATACCCCGAACCACGGCGCCCCACGGCACCACCCGGTGCGGGAACGATGATCTCGGCGACCCGCTCCGGCCGCAGACCCCGGTCAGCGTTCGCCGTCAACCTCGCCGCCCGCGATCAGCACCGGCTCCGGGGCGCGCCCGTCGCCCGCCATGGACTTGGGCGACAGGGTGACCGTGATCCGCTGGGTCCGCGCGTGCGCGTGCTTGCCGTTCGCCCCCGCGTCGACCACCCACAGCCGGACCTTTGAGTCCGCACCGGCCTCCCGGGTGACCGCGACAGTCGCCTCGATCTCCACGGGGCCGACCTCGAACCGGATCGCCTCACCGTCTCCGTCCGCGAGCGCGCTGGTCAGCTGCTGCCGCAACTCCCGGATCATGTCGGACAGTTCGATCACACTTCCCCCTCGGGCCACGGTGCTCAGATGCTACAAGTCACTGCGGCACACCGCCGGTTCCCAGCACCCCCTATACGGCCACCAATCGCACCCGGTCCCCGCAGAGCTTCGCCATGTCGTCGATGTCCGAGGTGAGCATGACCACCGGACGGTGCTGCCGCAGCGCCATCTCGGCCACGGCGGCGTCGATCGCGTACTTGTGACCGTGCAGACCGGCCCCGATCAGCATGGCCGAGGCGGCCTTGGCGTCCTCGTCCCCGACGGGCACGATGCGCATGCCGGACAGCACCCATGCGAGCCGCGCCTTGTCCGTCCGACGGTGAACCGCCTCAATGATCGTCAGAGCACTGATGGCCACCTCCATGCCCCTTTTACGCGCCTCGGCAACCAGCGCGACGACAGGCTCGTCGTCGCCGACCAGCTTGGACAGACCCTCGCAGTCCAGGACGAGGGTGCCCTCGTGACTCAGCTTGCGGCGGGCCACTGCCCCTCCTCGGCGAACACCTCGTCGAAGACGTGACGCGCCTGCTCCTGCGCCTCAGTGGAGATCGGCCCCTTGCGCTGTTCGTAGTCGGCCAGATACTCGTCCAGGATCCGGCCGCGCAGCTCCCGCTCCACCGCCTCGGTGATGAACGCGGAGAACTCACGCTTGCCGACCCGATGGCGGATCGCCTCCGCCGTGCCTTCCGGCAGTGAGAGGCTGACCCGGGTCGCGGGGCCTTCGCCGATGCCGTACGAGGTGTCACCCATGGACGCCAGATTATCAAAGGAGTAGGAATGGCGCGGGGTGGGGATACGGCAGGGCCGTACCTCCACCCCGGGGCGCCCGGTCCGGGTCAGCGGGGTTCGCGGACGACCGCCAAGTCTCCAGCCGGCACCTTCACGGTGGTGGTGCCTTCCG of Streptomyces phaeolivaceus contains these proteins:
- a CDS encoding DNA-binding protein, with the translated sequence MARRKLSHEGTLVLDCEGLSKLVGDDEPVVALVAEARKRGMEVAISALTIIEAVHRRTDKARLAWVLSGMRIVPVGDEDAKAASAMLIGAGLHGHKYAIDAAVAEMALRQHRPVVMLTSDIDDMAKLCGDRVRLVAV
- a CDS encoding type II toxin-antitoxin system VapB family antitoxin, whose protein sequence is MAKTLIDIDEELLAEAATAFGTKTKKDTVGPALKEGVERKKRALALARLAARADAGDFDMLLGMEHYRR
- a CDS encoding trypsin-like peptidase domain-containing protein; the protein is MTANADRGLRPERVAEIIVPAPGGAVGRRGSGYLVSPGKVLTAAHVVAGATAVRARFQADRPGERIVEARVAWWHEGIDIAVLDVAAPAVPDDGTDLTPVPYGRVGEHDAVLRCTALGFPRFKLRTDDDGSRFRDAEHVRATCAVLSNRREGTLDLCVTSPPADDPDPERDAWEGMSGAAVFAGGRLVGLVTRHHRSDGPGRIAASRVDRWAEKLASAELAALEEELGSRLLPGELPDAVPASALDLIQEVYRAQLSDIAPEALADRRSELRDLVEFCGGPTPYRWLQGPPWTGKTALAAWFALHPPRGVVPVWFFITARYAGQSDGAAYTGALIEQLAAIAGREPIRHSSPSAREGERRLLLREAAERVAQDGGTLLLVVDGLDEDQSREPGGSGTSIAALLPERLPPNVRVLVTSRPSPGIPSDVKGGHPLRDCPIVRISASAAARHTEHEAKYDLQRALGGDPLERDVVGLLTAARGTLSVEDLRELTGETGFILRHRLGSVFGRILRVRGGGGDSAGTDMTMYMTSRGYLFAHETLLRAAEHELGPDLDAYRERVHAWAEAYERRGWPEDTPPYLLQPYGRLVTLLRDARHATALATDPRRRERLRAATGSDAACLAEIEAARETVRRVTPDDLGASAVLAVVADIVARRNESLHPDIPAVHARLGRVRQAIGLARSVYLPMDRVRALTGVAGVLAESGDQRAVELAEEAVRLAEEAPHRWMRDVAVSTVAARGMLAVALARAGRRDEAVRGLLDLPRPDDASAALACSDALVTAAGVVGDPESAAVLLRKAEDTVERCDSTLYRACGTARLAEAYSGLGFPEDATRLRESVLASARKRANSSENLTAIAAYALRDTCSDEAKVLAESVVSELDPDGRPDRGAAVPSAVLALVTMDRMAEAQHLAQTVVYPLGQLEPSDVWWGIVEGWARRGAVVETWAALARWDADVFLRRGQGSVARVVGLLTAAGAATHVEALLLGEVDAAQATVPRRIIVEALAALAGHFAADDPQRSLALLHQAEHGRTSADGRVSFLAPERLAMLAPALATADRPDEAERLLGAIEEPKARTWSCAAVSLALADRDADRALRFAEKAVRLSRTVEDANVFPEPFTATVQALGWAGAARLVADFLADFTEAAQAFTFDPDRARAEAAAGLWPHDPGLAGRLVDEALRLLPRGDVARAVRLLVAVQPHDAGRASRVERFLTETHQEQPPPSEVGYGGWILHSLLAATTDPIAAKDRFDETVASSLLSEPPWSRSMGGAALAYAALGDHETAVSTARRAEDEEWCADALAQLAAHAACLPADRAPVPLYDDAFDVTLLARRLAMLLLPPPSGPDLPRARALLTEALTPVGWHHALPVLAAIDPDAVLRVRDVVFAQLGLSDRGCRP
- a CDS encoding trypco2 family protein → MIELSDMIRELRQQLTSALADGDGEAIRFEVGPVEIEATVAVTREAGADSKVRLWVVDAGANGKHAHARTQRITVTLSPKSMAGDGRAPEPVLIAGGEVDGER
- a CDS encoding NUDIX domain-containing protein, with protein sequence MTLLVAAVIVHDRDAGRVVLLQRGENARFARGRWHLPVGKSEPGEPITRTAVRELYEETGLTVKPEALEVVHLVHAARGVDAPDGFLTVVFATHEWTGDLENREPHKHAQVRWTDTTSLPEDFVEGDAAGLHGYLAGGPRLSLYDWE
- a CDS encoding helix-turn-helix domain-containing protein, whose amino-acid sequence is MPPRTHPSERQRRLGSELRRLRIRAGLSGDAAARLITAERTRISHIESGRVDVPRNGMYRLLRAYGCPEGTYFEQLLEMAHESGRGWWGGFRDTIGPAARDLAELEARSHVLRTHEPLLIPGMLQTEDYAHAVIEATEADPQRVRRYTEFRLARQRVLTDTPAVSYHAVIHEAALHTRVGGPAITRRQLLRLIEISRLPNVTVQVFPFEAGNYAAHTQSFVIYGAAAPELDTVYLEHPTQSLFLRDGEQLTEYAKMFERLAELALPPVDPEAAPESHDRRDSLSLIQHVMYTL
- a CDS encoding ATP-binding protein, whose amino-acid sequence is MNVSLAFPPHPVWVRPAREVVRALLAASGHPELTDTAVLLTSETVTNAINACAAKGCTTSVILHAAWLRPARLRILVHDEATGLPTARSAAPDDEGGRGLRLIAFGAHAWGVDTVDSGRGKATWFELGAGASRAALTPARPAPSIGVPTWTGPS
- a CDS encoding DUF397 domain-containing protein; the protein is MTQLGWQKSSFSSGGEGNCIELAAATAYHIHLRESDRPDQITTATPRALAHLLRTVKGGSLGR
- a CDS encoding GNAT family N-acetyltransferase produces the protein MLIRAFGQDDLARLTQLTIDTFRPFFEDSVGPVLDGLVLGTLHADWRGDYRAHVPTLHDPDRHKYVAVAETDGLIAGYVAWQADPARHHGEITLLAVDERHRGDGTGTALCEHAFADLRGRGVRLVEIGTGGDAFHSPARALYESLGCVPFPTAHYYRRL